In Phaeodactylum tricornutum CCAP 1055/1 chromosome 32, whole genome shotgun sequence, a single window of DNA contains:
- a CDS encoding predicted protein gives MEAHNVFASLQGLTTLVSQQQKILSGLIDTYCRMSGMAGPLEQEQIDAIISKEPAEGNGSYVITHNQVRSCLDGLGMWMIKTVEELASDEEKLSCLLASIGNLFVVAANGIANIAIVRSGNKSQAAELPPVLPYELAASNMRDFVKTIQKHRTRLQRRFSDEEIDQLSREFSIFLRAYREEPLFQDALLHSYNQKSNFSESRAATHGRFPLVQKFCGGLASAFPNTATVESDFSVINWEKDNTRQHHTDFSLEGILHCKQYNNLKDLSALIKE, from the coding sequence ATGGAGGCCCATAACGTGTTTGCTTCGCTTCAGGGATTGACAACGCTGGTgtcacagcagcagaaaATTCTCAGTGGCTTGATTGATACCTACTGTAGAATGTCTGGGATGGCTGGGCCCCTTGAACAAGAACAGATTGATGCTATCATTTCAAAAGAGCCAGCTGAGGGAAACGGAAGCTATGTTATCACTCACAATCAGGTTCGGTCGTGCCTTGATGGGCTCGGCATGTGGATGATCAAAACAGTCGAAGAATTGGCGTCTGATGAGGAGAAACTTTCTTGTTTGCTGGCCAGCATTGGTAATTTATTTGTGGTTGCAGCAAATGGCATTGCCAACATTGCAATTGTACGCAGTGGAAACAAATCACAGGCTGCAGAACTACCGCCGGTGCTCCCATACGAGCTTGCTGCAAGCAACATGCGAGATTTTGTCAAGACAATTCAGAAGCACCGAACACGATTACAGCGGAGATTTtcagacgaagaaattgaccaaCTTAGTCGAGAGTTTAGCATATTTCTCCGAGCGTACCGAGAAGAACCCTTGTTCCAAGACGCTTTATTGCATTCTTATAATCAGAAGAGTAATTTCTCAGAGAGTCGGGCGGCAACTCATGGACGATTTCCGCTCGTTCAGAAATTTTGCGGCGGGTTGGCATCGGCATTTCCAAATACAGCGACAGTTGAGTCTGACTTTTCCGTCATTAATTGGGAGAAAGACAACACAAGGCAACATCATACAGACTTCTCGCTCGAAGGTATTTTGCATTGTAAACAATACAACAATCTGAAGGACCTCTCGGCTCTAATTAAGGAGTAA